In Sphingobacterium sp. SRCM116780, the genomic stretch ACATCCGTCGGTATGGAAAAAATTCCGAAACAATTGATGTTTTGTACGTGATTGATGCGAGTGGAAAATTAATTGATGATATTCGTATCAAAGATATTTTAATGGCCGATCCCAACGTCGTCGTTGGTGACCTGATTGATAACCGACTTATTTCTTTAAATGCCAACGATCCACAAGAAGAAGCCGTAAATGTTTTCCGCATGAATAATCGTGTAGCATTGCCTGTTGTTAATGAACAAGGGATTATGTTGGGAATTGTCACCATTGATGATATTTTATGGGTGGCAAATGAAGAGTACACAGAGGATATGCAGCGATTTGGAGGAACGGAAGCCTTGGATGAACCTTATATGGATGTTTCTATTGTTAACCTGGTGAAAAAACGTTCAGGCTGGTTAGTTGTTTTGTTTTTTGGTCAATTGTTAACGGCAACAGTTATTGAGCATTTTGAGCATCAATTGGCGAGCGCTATCATGCTTTTCGCTTTAATGCCACTCATTATATCAAGTGGGGGTAATAGTGGCTCACAAGCTTCGACATTGATTATTCAAGCAATGGCACTTGGTGAGGTAACACTTGGGGATTGGTGGGGAGTGATGAAAAGAGAATTGTTGTCTGGTTTTTTATTGGGCTTAATTCTTGGTATTTTAGGATTTGTCCGAATTATGACATGGCAAAGCTTTTCGCACGCTTATGGTGAACATTGGGTTTTGGTAGGGCTGGTTGTGAGTTTTTCATTAGTGGGGGTTGTGCTTTGGGGTTCCTTAATGGGATCTATGCTCCCCTTTATATTAAGGAAGCTAGGAGCGGATCCTGCTAGTTCATCAGCTCCCTTTGTATCGACTTTAGTCGATGTAACAGGTTTGCTGATTTATTTTACATTTGCTACTTTGCTCTTAAAGGGCGTTTTGATCTAAATGAGATAAAAATTATTCTTGTTGGAATCGAGGGAGTTGCAAAAAATGTTTTTAAAATATTTGTAGGATTACAATAATCTTCCGATAATTGCATCACCGAAACGGAAATTACGCTTCGGAAAATGACCGGATTCCTGAATAGCTCAGCTGGTTAGAGCATCTGACTGTTAATCAGAGGGTCGCTGGTTCGAGCCCAGCTTCAGGAGCAAAACGATTTCGTAAAGTTGAAATCGAATCTCAATCAAAAGTCCAGATTGAATACGTAAGAAAATAGAATTTTAAATTCTTAACCAGAA encodes the following:
- the mgtE gene encoding magnesium transporter codes for the protein MEELELQVEQIEQFIESKDTDGLEAYLNELNISDVEALIDELPEHGHIFLETLNLNRAVNVFRILDFPTQERIFKKLSGTKISELINEMPPDDRTSFFSELKDGDVVKQLIILLPPKDRKEALSLLGYPEDSVGRLMTPDYITVKPHWNIIRILEHIRRYGKNSETIDVLYVIDASGKLIDDIRIKDILMADPNVVVGDLIDNRLISLNANDPQEEAVNVFRMNNRVALPVVNEQGIMLGIVTIDDILWVANEEYTEDMQRFGGTEALDEPYMDVSIVNLVKKRSGWLVVLFFGQLLTATVIEHFEHQLASAIMLFALMPLIISSGGNSGSQASTLIIQAMALGEVTLGDWWGVMKRELLSGFLLGLILGILGFVRIMTWQSFSHAYGEHWVLVGLVVSFSLVGVVLWGSLMGSMLPFILRKLGADPASSSAPFVSTLVDVTGLLIYFTFATLLLKGVLI